Genomic segment of Apium graveolens cultivar Ventura chromosome 7, ASM990537v1, whole genome shotgun sequence:
ATGCATTTTCACTTGTCGACATCTCGACTTCTCTACATGTCAAGTTGACTTCTCTACATGAAAAGTGACTTATCTATAAGTGAGATGACTTCTCTACAAGAGAAATGACCTCTCTACAGGCCAAACTGATTTATCTACAAGCTTGAGTAGTTCTCGATATACTTCTCGATATTCCTTGATCTATGACTTATCGAcatttgacttagaatatttttcaatCTACATCATTATTCTTTACCAAGCTGTTTATCTTCATTCTGATGCATGATCAGGCTTGATTTTCTTCAAGATATTTCTTCTTGGCTTGTTGGCAGTTTACTGAAAAATACTCCAATCTAGTCTTCTTCAACATTCTTATAGACTCAATGAATATCATTAAATAATGCATACAAATTACAAGTcaactaaatcttaggattgtcaatatgacttagtcttgttatattaaggcatgtcttgcacaaaaaGCATAATCATTATTCTATGCacgaataatttttaaattaaatacaAGATTATCCGGACAAAAATACAGTAGTACTCCCCTCCGTCCAATTAAAtcatattttcaaattttattactacggtatttattgaattaatttatatattagtGAGGTACAATGATAAAAACAAGATGACAATTTTAAAATTGCTCATATTTTTTGCATTGGGTGTAGACATAATAACTATTATTAGAACAGTAAATGAGCGAAGCATAGCCGAGTTCTATCTGAACTTAGCcgagttttttttttaaaacgaGCTGAGCCGAGTTAAATAACCGAGTATAAATTGATGTTCACGAGTTTACTCACGAACAATCGAATTGAGCCGAACTTGTGCCGAGTTCGAATAAAGTCAAGTTGTGCACTAATAGTTCGCATATATTTTCTGCTCGGACAACCTTATAGCATAATCTATAGTTTTACAAATTACTTCAAGATCAAATACTTGTTTATAGCTCATACTGATCTACACAATCACACTCTACGCTTATTTTTTAAACTACATCATTTTATTTTTCAATTCGAGTTTTAAAAAATATccaattttatattaaaatattgtGACATTTATAAccttataaattttaaattatcgatgttgaaattatattatttttgatgctttacttaaattttatttttttaagttACAAAATATTTAAATGTAAAAATTAATGGTCCAAAAagtaaattttttattttaaacaAAATTTATAAAATCATTAATAATTGACGAGAAAAGTGtactaataaaaatatttaagtgattAATAATACTTATTATttgtaatatatataaattttatttaaccGAGTTGAATTAGCCGAGTTAAAGCTAATTACGAGCTAAATGAGCTAAGTCCGAGCCGAACAGCCAAAAAATTCGATACGGCACGTTTACTCATCCGAACTTATTCTCATGTTCAGAATCGGCTCGTTTAAGGAAAAGACTGAACCGAATTGTTTTAAACGAACTGATCCCCAGTTCTGTTTAAAAACGACTCTGTACATTTGCAATACTAACTATTATGGATAAAGGAATTCTTAATACTACCTCTGTCCTAAAATACTACTAgtcattttaattttttttgacatattttaaatagaataaaaagataaatgtGGGAATTATTTTTTAAGTTTTCCCTTTCTAAATAAAAGTGTGAATTTAAAATCTTAATTTgagaaaattttcaaaaatataatacATGCATGAAGCTGTCATTTTCAGGGAGAAAAAGGTAAACTGAGGAGTATTGCTTAGCAAAAAGACAGGAAGGAAAAtagtaaatattattttggtAACAGAAAGGAGAGGTAATAGAGGAGAggtatttattatatatatacaagAATTTTAATTTTAGTTGGACTTTTTTTATATGATGCccattatatattattaagtttaCTAGTTGATGGTATTTGGGAGGGGATAATGTCTAGTCTCGTTCCATTCCTCTAATGTTTAATGAATTAAAGTTTTAATGAAATATATTTTTTGggaaaaatataattaattatacatattatatataCTGGTTAATAACCCGTGTCAAGGCCAAACTCGAATTTAAGAGATTTAATTAAACTTGTTAAATACTAATATTAAGGgtgaataataaataaatattatctGATTATATGTAGACATGTAGTTCTAGAAAATTGAACCAAATAATAgaaattatattataaatgaatCTTATATAATTATGTAGTTGTAGGGAGTCATatcatattaaaattaaataagttaaattctgtaaaaaaatatatataattacatgAATGTGATCGAACCCAAGTCTAAAATAAGGATAGTTTAGGTAATTATTAAAACTGGCTATTTTTGGCACCTTGACACTATTCTGATTCATTTAAAAGTATGTATTTCTTATTACTAAAAAGCATAAACTATGTTGTATATTATAtgtaattattattattattttgaaatttaaatttaGAATTGTTGACGTGCATgtcataattttaatttttacgaagaaaattagaaaaaaaaactattttatgtataattattttaaaaaaaaattattgatcAAATCGTATGTCCTATATTTTGTTAGGAATAATTACACCACGCGCAATAATAGTACTATTATATAATCATAGATTAACAAGAACAGACAAtcaactaattaactaaacaaaaCACGAAGGGAGAAACAACAAGATGCAATTAATCAATTAgcgaaacaaaacacgaaggcgGAAACAACAAGATAAAATAAGTAACTGAATTGACAAAGAAAGGATAGTTACACTTAGTTCTAATAGAAGTTTTAACAAATTCTGAAAAAACCAATAACAGCTGAGTCGGCTAACGTTCGAGAAGTTTAGACTGTTCTTCAAGAGATTGTTGTCCCACTTACGCTGTGTTAGattgcagcaatatcgcttccaagATAAAATTATATACAGAAATGCGTTCACAGTCAAGTAATGCTCAACAACATGTACATTAGTTCTCTAAAAAAAACCTATGCAAATGTCTGTATGTTTGTAAGAGAGAAGTAAAGAGAAAAGTAGCATATATGATTTTCACAAGTCTGTGAGTATGTATATTCTTTTACAAACGTTAAATTCAATTGACAATGAGAGGATAGTTACACTTAGTTCTAATAGAAATTTTAACAAATCTGAAAAAATCAATAACAGCTGAGTCGCCTAGCGTTCAAGAAGTTTAGACTGTTTTTGAAGAGATTATTGTCCCATTTACACTGTGTTAGATTATAACAATATCGCTTTCAGGATAAAACTACATACAGAAATGCGTTCACAGTCACGTAATACTCAACAGCAACATGTACCTCAGTTCTCCCAAAAAACCTATACAAATGTCTGTATGTTTGTAGGAGAGAAGTAAAGAGAGAAGTAGCATATATGGTTTTCACAAGTACGTGAGTATGTATATTCTTATCCAAACGTTAAATTCTGTATATAAACAAAACTAAAACGTAACCGAAGATTTTAcgttaattaaaataaatattctgagtTAAATTATATTTGATAGAGTATATCAGAATCAGAATCGTATCAGAATCAAATATATCATCATTTAATGATCAGAGTTTAGAGTTTGTTAAACTCTGATCAACAGAATATATCATAGATCAGATATATCATCATTTAATGCGGTCGGAATCAGAGTTTGTTAAAACGTAACTGAAAATTttacattaattaaaataaatattaagtaTATTAGAGTTTGTGTGCAGGCGCTCGAAACACACAATAACATCATGGACAACCATATGTCTTAATAGTTGTACACTACACTTGCACATGATATTATATAAAGTACACAACCTCTTAATATATTATCAATGTGGGATAAATCCACATAACCCTTTTCAAATTATAAATTTCATCTCAATTTTTATATGAATTATACTAAGAAAATAACTTTGATCTAAAcatgaaaatttaaatttttgataCAAAAAACAACCTCCAACAATTAATTTTAGATAATTTCATCAAGAGCACATGTAAAATTTTTAAAGTGGTTTGAACCTTACCATTTTCTAACATATTGCATAACCCTGGATCCTAACCGATTGGATATAATGAGCCCGAAATTAATCGTCGTGAACCAATCCGTAACGggaaaaatatataaataaattggGATAGGGATGTATAATAAGTTAACGGAAACATTCCGATTCGGGAAGAAACAGGAAAATGCAAGAGTAAAGATAGGACTTGGGTCAGTGTCTATAAAACTTTGAAGATATGCAACAAATTTTTAGTACTAATTTATTGTTTTGAGGAAACCACATGGTCCGGTCTCCATAATACTTTGAAGAAATGCAACAGGCGTGGCATGATTAATACTAATTAATAGTACTAATTATGTTTATTTTAAGGAGCCGTCTTACCACAAGAGTCATGCAAGATCACTTCTTTGGTTGTTAAGTCTATATCTATATATAGAACCAGACATGTTGTCATGTTGTTAAGCTGAATTTACATTGCCTGTAAAGCACAACAATTGTTTTCTCAAGTTTTTTGATAAAATGGTGAAAAGCAAGATCTTGATTGTAGGAGGAACAGGGTACTTGGGAAAAAGATTGGTTAAGGCTAGTTTAGAACAAGGTCATGACACATATGTTCTTCATCGCCCTGAGATCGGTGTTGATATCGAAAAGATACAGTTGTTGTTGTCTTTTAAGGCTCAGGGAGCTCACCTTGTTTCCGGCTCGTTCGATAACCATCAAAGCCTGGTGAATGCTGTTAAACTGGTGGATGTTGTGATCTGTGCTATATCTGGTGTCCATATTCGAAGCCATCAAATTTTGCTTCAGCTTAAGCTTGTTGATGCTATCAAAGAATCTGGGAATGTTAAGGTGAACACTTTGTATCTTTTAGTCAAAAATATTTCTTGGTTCATTTAAAATGTAACTGATATTCAGTACCAAAGTTCAATCATGAGATAGAAATCTTGCTCCATTCACTGCAGCATACCTCAAATTTTAGTGCATCACTTGCTGCAGACCTGGAAAATGAAATTGAAATTTTTGCTCAGAATTAAAAACGTCGTGCTTTTTAATTCTGATTTCTGATTATGCCTTCACAATCTCTGTCATGATTATTGATTAAATGCATTACTGCAGAAATTTTATCCGTCGGAGTTTGGGACAGATCCAGCAACAATGGAAAACTGTATTGAGCCAGGAAGAATTACTTTTGATGACAAATTAGTGGTGAGAAAAGCTATCGAAAATGCAGGCATACCCTATACTTACATCTCTGCCAATTGTTTTGCCGGATACTTTGTTGGTGGCCTTTATCAACCAGGCCACATTCTTCCGTCAAGAGATTCTGTTCTTTTGTTAGGAGATGGCAATCAGAAAGGTGCTTACTACCTCCCTTACCAAGTGACCATGCACCAACAATTTTACTTTTAAATTTAAGTTATTGAATAGTCGTAAAACCATTACACCATTCTTGATTCCTCGATCTCTTATTACTGAATATATAGTTGTCAAAACCAAGAATAAGGCTAATCTTACGCAGTCTAAATTCACAAAGACTGCTAACCGTCTTTAAGAATTGTTGATTCGGTGCTTATCATATTTTTTGGTATACCTTGTAGTGATATGTGTAGACGAGGATGATATATCCACATACACAATCAAGAGTGTGGATGATCTGCGAGCTCTGAACAAGAGTCTGTACATTAGGCCACCTCGAAACATACTGTCTCAAAACGAGGTGATTCAGTTGTGGGAAAAACATATTGGCAAGCAATTAACAAAATCTTCCATCTCGAAAGATGAGTTTCTAGCTATGAAGAAAGGTACACAATGCACTTTTACTGTATTGCATATTAGATAACCTCTGTATTTGTGTGTTCTGATTAATATCTTCTGTACATGTAGAACAAGATTATGCAGAGCAGGTGGGATTAACGCATTACTACCACGTCTGCTACGAAGGATGCTTGGCAAATTTTGAAGTTGCAGATGATGCGGAGATGTCCAAGCTCTACCCTGAAGTCAATTACATAACAGTAGATGATTATCTCAAACGATATATCTAATTATGTCCTTGCAAGTTTTCCTGGCTTATCTTTGAAATAAATGTGCAATTATTTGTGTGTTCCTGTGGATCGCAAGAAATAAATTGGTATTGGTTGATTTGGAATTCCCCCTCTCCTCTTAACCGGTATTCGGCCGATTAATTGATTAATGGGAGCGGGTCAAAGTACGATTTTTTGAAAAATCGGTCAAAAGTCGGTCGAATCAGGTCAAAAATCGGCCGAATCGGTCAAagtttgaaattaataaaaaaatatttttaaaaaataaagttttttttaaaataatcattaacatttaacatttaataattaatattaaaaataatatattaacaTATTGACTCTTTTACACACAGAAAGAATCGTATATTCTTATATTCCTAAATCCTATATACAAATCCCAAATGAATTATTCTCAAATCTCAATACCCAACTTGCTTGCTCGATAGATTCACAATTTTGAGTTATTCTaaatttattcaataattatcacttatgttatggataaaaagctaaggttattatttgctgtatttattactaagattcgggagctcaaggcctttaatggctgctctcgtgtttcgtgactcaatctgcctttacgagatgcctacgtatctctgtgaattagagaatcaagccaaaaaacgtagttctgatttgtggggtgaggccccttatatagatgtgggagtccttgaattggacttggtataggagacttggtggacaagcctctgaattaggatagacttaggagtcctaggaagtaggaagctgattccttatccttttaggtccccttgagactaatctataaggatttatatccttatcgggactcttctcaatagctgatttttcccttattaattaattacgaaattaattaataatcagggcttttgggccttttttattccaccaggcctgatctggtccatcaggcttaacctttctggtctgaat
This window contains:
- the LOC141672029 gene encoding bifunctional pinoresinol-lariciresinol reductase-like → MVKSKILIVGGTGYLGKRLVKASLEQGHDTYVLHRPEIGVDIEKIQLLLSFKAQGAHLVSGSFDNHQSLVNAVKLVDVVICAISGVHIRSHQILLQLKLVDAIKESGNVKKFYPSEFGTDPATMENCIEPGRITFDDKLVVRKAIENAGIPYTYISANCFAGYFVGGLYQPGHILPSRDSVLLLGDGNQKVICVDEDDISTYTIKSVDDLRALNKSLYIRPPRNILSQNEVIQLWEKHIGKQLTKSSISKDEFLAMKKEQDYAEQVGLTHYYHVCYEGCLANFEVADDAEMSKLYPEVNYITVDDYLKRYI